Proteins encoded by one window of Seriola aureovittata isolate HTS-2021-v1 ecotype China chromosome 4, ASM2101889v1, whole genome shotgun sequence:
- the abcf3 gene encoding ATP-binding cassette sub-family F member 3, translating to MATYVDILKSEFPEIDSELFDYITGVLESGGADFEDGEEVFDAIGGVLQEVSADSKNADDVRDICLQMFNTLKLNNHHGSQKQMLLDAPVQLSQISVDTGSAAKDVQGIWMMKRPQNTTVDAKKLEKAEAKLKAKHERRNEKDSQKASTPLVLEEASASQASSKKDNRVDQSGKNRSYDIRIENFDVSFGERCLLQGAELSLASGRRYGLIGRNGLGKTTLLKMLASRNLRVPAHISILHVEQEVAGDETAALQSVLQSDTLREDLLDEEKRLNARIANGTADGLESVRLSEIYGKLEEIEADKAPARASVILAGLGFSPRMQQQATKEFSGGWRMRLALARALFARPDLLLLDEPTNMLDVRAILWLENYLQTWQSTILVVSHDRNFLNAVVTDIIHLHSQSLDSYRGDYENFIKTKEDRLKNQQREYDAQLQYRQHIQVFIDRFRYNANRAAQVQSKLKLLERLPELKPIEKETEVTLRFPDNFEKLSPPILQLDEVEFYYSPDQRLFSGLNLSADLDSRICIVGENGAGKTTVLKLLMGELTPVNGVRQSHRNLKIGYFSQHHVDQLDLNVCSVELLLNRFPGRTEEEYRHQLGGYGITGELATRPVASLSGGQKSRVAFAQMTMPCPNFYILDEPTNHLDMETIEALAKALNKFRGGVILVSHDERLIRLVCKELWVCESGKVQRIDGGFDEYRDILHDQFRKEGYL from the exons ATGGCGACGTACGTGGACATTCTGAAGAGCGAGTTTCCTGAGATCGACTCGGAGCTTTTCGATTATATCACAG gtgtccTGGAGAGCGGTGGCGCAGACTTCGAGGATGGAGAGGAAGTTTTTGATGCCATCGGTGGCGTCCTGCAGGAAGTGTCTGCTGACAGTAAAAATGCGGACGACGTCAGAGATAtctgtctccagatgttcaACACCCTCAAACT GAACAACCATCATGGCTCTCAGAAGCAGATGTTGTTGGACGCTCCTGTTCAACTCTCTCAGATCTCTGTGGACACTG gGTCAGCAGCAAAAGATGTTCAGGGTATCTGGATGATGAAACGTCCTCAGAACACA ACGGTGGATGCCAAGAAACTGGAGAAGGCCGAGGCGAAGCTGAAGGCTAAACACGAACGCAGGAACGAGAAGGACTCCCAGAAAGCCTCCACCCCACT AGTCCTTGAGGAGGCATCTGCCAGTCAGGCCAGCAGTAAGAAAGACAACCGAGTCGACCAATCAGGGAAGAACCGCAGCTACGACATTCGCATCGAGAACTTTGACGTTTCATTTGGAGAAAG GTGTCTGCTGCAGGGGGCGGAGCTCTCTCTGGCGTCAGGTCGGCGGTACGGTCTGATTGGTCGTAATGGTCTAGGGAAGACGACGCTGCTGAAGATGTTGGCAAGTCGAAACCTCCGTGTCCCGGCTCACATCTCCATCCTCCACGTGGAGCAGGAAGTGGCGGGAGACGAAACAGCGGCACTGCAGAGCGTCCTGCAGAGCGACACTCTGAGGGAGGACCTTCTGGACGAGGAGAAGAGGCTGAACGCTCGCATTGCCAATGGAAC TGCTGACGGGCTGGAGAGCGTTCGACTGTCAGAGATCTACGGCAAGCTGGAGGAGATCGAAGCCGACAAAGCTCCCGCCCG AGCCTCCGTCATCCTGGCTGGTCTTGGATTCTCTCCCAGAATGCAACAGCAGGCCACAAA ggagttttcaggaggatggaggatgagaCTGGCGTTGGCCAGAGCACTGTTCGCTCG GCcggacctgctgctgctggacg AGCCGACCAACATGTTGGATGTCAGAGCCATCCTGTGGTTAGAGAACTACCTGCAG ACATGGCAGTCCACCATCTTGGTCGTCTCTCACGACAGAAACTTCCTGAATGCTGTGGTAACAGACATCATCCACCTGCACTCCCAGAGCCTCGACAGTTACCGCGGCGACTAcgaaaactttattaaaaccaAAGAAGACAGACTGAAGAACCAGCAGAGAGAGTACGATGCCCAGCTGCAGTACAGACAACACATACAG gtgttcATCGACAGGTTTCGGTACAACGCCAACAGAGCAGCTCAGGTCCAGAGcaaactgaagctgctggagagACT ACCTGAGCTCAAGCCCATTGAAAAAGAGACTGAGGTCACTTTAAG gttTCCAGATAACTTTGAGAAGTTGTCTCCTCCCATCCTGCAGTTAGATGAGGTGGAGTTCTACTACTCTCCAGACCAGCGGCTCTTCTCTGGGCTCAACTTGTCAGCCGATCTCGACTCTCGCATCTGCATC GTTGGTGAAAACGGTGCCGGTAAAACCACTGTCCTCAAACTGCTGATGGGCGAGTTGACGCCAGTCAACGGAGTCAGACAAAGTCACAG GAATTTGAAGATCGGTTACTTCAGTCAGCATCATGTAGATCAGCTGGACCTGAATGTCTGctctgtggagctgctgctcaACAGGTTCCCTG GTCGGACAGAGGAGGAGTACCGCCACCAGCTTGGAGGTTACGGTATCACTGGAGAGCTGGCCACGAGGCCGGTGGCCAGTCTGTCAGGAGGACAGAAGAGCAGGGTCGCCTTCGCACAGATGACCATGCCATG TCCAAACTTTTACATCCTGGACGAGCCGACCAACCACCTGGATATGGAGACCATCGAGGCTCTGGCTAAAGCGCTCAACAAGttcaga GGTGGCGTCATCCTGGTGTCTCACGACGAGCGTCTGATCCGGTTGGTGTGTAAGGAGCTGTGGGTGTGTGAAAGCGGGAAAGTTCAACGCATTGACGGTGGCTTCGACGAGTACAGAGACATCCTGCACGATCAGTTCAGGAAGGAGGGTTACCTGTGA
- the LOC130167441 gene encoding uncharacterized protein LOC130167441, with amino-acid sequence MKMQNQKNQTPTGAEVTATTRTQKTILPQVRYHPTIQTQTSGDRARPQTSKTTETRTSRTQKTRPGTVQPSKTVSQQGVNTAQVDPFPAVKPFPGGGQHQKQRTQTPVKKQNQKVVQGVDTDPDPTQKPDHFSNRAPPRAEEVPLGLAVQLDRSVIEKVEVLTRGQSTNQDWFSWRKNRITASVAHRIAHCHFVNGKNKTPPTSYLAAVTGEGRRVQTRAMSWGVQMEDKVVQIYQRLKSQALGRSVMVQDCGLFIDARRSWLAASPDGIVTDSRTGRWLLCLEVKCPYKHRHRRVEDACREDPAFCLEIQDGNGREPGGSPVYRLKTSHSYFTQIQCQLAVTGLQQSDLVVYTMKETAIVPVTFDPDLWEETVSKLEVFYKDAVLPHLREKTQQEMAAARMPEL; translated from the exons ATGAAAATGCAGAATCAGAAGAACCAGACCCCGACAGGAGCTGAGGTCACAGCGACCACTCGGACCCAGAAAACCATCCTGCCCCAGGTCAGATACCATCCAACCATCCAGACTCAGACTTCTGGAGACAGAGCACGACCCCAAACCTCTAAAACCACTGAAACCAGAACCAGTCGAACACAGAAGACTAGACCTGGAACTGTACAGCCCTCTAAGACTGTGAGTCAGCAGGGGGTCAACACCGCCCAGGTTGATCCATTTCCTGCAGTTAAACCATTTCCCGGTGGAGGACAACACCAAAAACAGAGAACTCAAACACCTGTTAAGAAGCAGAATCAGAAAGTGGTTCAGGGTGTGGATACAGATCCAGATCCTACTCAAAAACCAGATCACTTCTCTAACAGAGCCCCTCCCAGAGCAGAGGAGGTTCCTCTGGGTCTTGCGGTCCAGTTGGACAGGTCTGTGATAGAGAAGGTGGAGGTTCTTACCCGTGGACAGAGTACCAACCAGGACTGGTTCTCTTGGAGGAAGAACCGGATCACAGCCTCTGTCGCTCATCGCATCGCTCACTGCCACTTTGTTAACggcaaaaacaaaactccaCCCACCTCCTACCTGGCTGCTGTCACAG GTGAAGGTCGCAGAGTCCAGACCAGAGCCATGAGCTGGGGGGTCCAGATGGAGGACAAGGTCGTCCAAATCTACCAG AGACTGAAGAGTCAGGCGTTAGGTCGGTCGGTCATGGTTCAGGACTGCGGTCTGTTCATTGATGCTCGCCGGTCCTGGTTGGCAGCAAGTCCTGACGGCATCGTGACGGACAGCCGGACCGGCCGATGGCTGCTCTGCCTCGAGGTGAAGTGTCcctacaaacacagacacagacgaGTGGAGGATGCCTGCAGGGAGGACCCTGCTTTCTGTCTGGAGATACAGGACGGGAACGGACGGGAGCCCGGAGGG TCTCCAGTCTACCGTCTGAAGACATCCCACAGTTACTTCACACAGATCCAGTGTCAGCTTGCGGTGACAGGCCTGCAACAGTCAGACCTCGTCGTCTACACCATGAAGGAGACAGCCATCGTCCCAGTGACATTTGACCCCGACCTGTGGGAGGAGACGGTGTCCAAGCTGGAGGTGTTTTACAAGGACGCTGTCCTGCCTCATCTCAGAGAGAAGACACAGCAGGAGATGGCAGCAGCCAGGATGCCAGAGCTGTag
- the LOC130167456 gene encoding dual specificity protein phosphatase 14 isoform X1 — protein MSVSQVCPGLFLSGLDSALNLSVLASRNITLIINASGLEDVSYPPLDGLQVLHVPVQDQPHAPLRQYFDLVAEQINQNQTGRTLVHCTAGRSRSPALIMAYLMRFEGLSLRRAHEQVLEQRPFIRPNAGFWRQLMDYERTLFSRNTVRMVKTSGGVLPEALQDPEDSSTTATYCVNV, from the exons aTGTCGGTCTCTCAGGTCTGTCCTGGTCTTTTCCTCAGCGGTCTGGACTCGGCTCTGAACCTCAGTGTGTTGGCCAGCAGGAACATCACCCTCATTATTAACGCCAGTGGACTGGAGGATGTGTCCTACCCTCCGCTGGACGGTCTGCAGGTCCTCCATGTGCCGGTCCAGGATCAACCTCACGCCCCCCTCAGACAGTACTTTGACCTTGTGGCTGAACAGATCAACCAGAACCAGACAGGGAGGACTCTGGTCCACTGCACTGCTGGCAGGAGCAGATCCCCTGCTCTGATCATGGCCTACCTGATGAG GTTTGAAGGTCTCAGCCTCCGTCGGGCTCATGAGCAAGTTTTGGAACAGCGACCCTTCATCAGACCTAATGCTGGTTTCTGGAGACAGCTGATGGACTATGAGAGGACTCTGTTCAGCAGGAACACAGTGAGGATGGTGAAGACGTCCGGTGGAGTCCTGCCTGAGGCTCTGCAGGACCCTGAGGACTCCAGCACCACGGCAACATACTGTGTCAATGTGTGA
- the LOC130167456 gene encoding dual specificity protein phosphatase 14 isoform X2 produces the protein MSVSQVCPGLFLSGLDSALNLSVLASRNITLIINASGLEDVSYPPLDGLQVLHVPVQDQPHAPLRQYFDLVAEQINQNQTGRTLVHCTAGRSRSPALIMAYLMRTLRGFWSLCAGLKVSASVGLMSKFWNSDPSSDLMLVSGDS, from the exons aTGTCGGTCTCTCAGGTCTGTCCTGGTCTTTTCCTCAGCGGTCTGGACTCGGCTCTGAACCTCAGTGTGTTGGCCAGCAGGAACATCACCCTCATTATTAACGCCAGTGGACTGGAGGATGTGTCCTACCCTCCGCTGGACGGTCTGCAGGTCCTCCATGTGCCGGTCCAGGATCAACCTCACGCCCCCCTCAGACAGTACTTTGACCTTGTGGCTGAACAGATCAACCAGAACCAGACAGGGAGGACTCTGGTCCACTGCACTGCTGGCAGGAGCAGATCCCCTGCTCTGATCATGGCCTACCTGATGAG GACTCTACGGGGGTTCTGGTCTCTGTGTGCAGGTTTGAAGGTCTCAGCCTCCGTCGGGCTCATGAGCAAGTTTTGGAACAGCGACCCTTCATCAGACCTAATGCTGGTTTCTGGAGACAGCTGA